A section of the Vicinamibacteria bacterium genome encodes:
- a CDS encoding histidine phosphatase family protein, giving the protein MTGLPLEAPRWRRPEGTTLRVVLVRHGEPEASAHGRCYGTLDLDLSPRGRRQMRRVARLLESVPLTAVYCSPRVRARESAEIVAGPHGLTPRPEDRFREIDFGSLEGLTYDQAAERFPEIYKAWMERPTEVEFPGGESLSTMRVRVVAAASELRGRHEGHTLAVVSHGGVGRILLAEALSLEARHLFRMEQSYGAVSVIDYYGHAPLVRLLNAVPARDLGLRC; this is encoded by the coding sequence GTGACGGGCTTGCCGCTCGAGGCCCCGCGATGGAGAAGACCGGAGGGAACCACCCTCCGTGTCGTCCTCGTGCGCCATGGAGAGCCGGAAGCCTCTGCCCACGGCCGCTGCTACGGAACGCTCGACCTGGACCTCTCGCCGCGGGGCAGAAGGCAGATGAGACGGGTGGCGCGCCTCCTGGAGAGCGTTCCCTTGACCGCCGTCTATTGCAGCCCGCGCGTCCGGGCACGGGAGAGCGCCGAGATCGTTGCTGGACCCCACGGGCTGACCCCGCGGCCCGAGGATCGCTTCCGGGAGATCGACTTCGGGAGCCTTGAGGGTCTCACGTACGATCAGGCGGCGGAGCGCTTCCCCGAGATCTACAAGGCCTGGATGGAGAGGCCCACGGAGGTGGAGTTTCCTGGCGGCGAGAGCCTGTCCACGATGCGGGTCCGGGTGGTGGCGGCAGCCAGCGAGCTCCGGGGAAGACACGAGGGCCACACCCTCGCCGTCGTCTCCCATGGGGGGGTGGGCCGCATCCTTTTGGCGGAGGCATTGAGCCTGGAGGCCCGCCATCTGTTCCGAATGGAGCAATCGTACGGGGCGGTGAGTGTCATCGACTACTACGGGCATGCCCCGCTGGTTCGGTTGCTCAACGCCGTTCCCGCGCGTGACCTGGGCCTTCGGTGCTGA
- a CDS encoding glycosyltransferase family 39 protein has translation MKLGRPVFGALLWLPLAKALLHTVFAPGYGYYRDEFYYRACADHLAWGYVDHPPLSILLLWIVRLTLGDSLFAIRLLPAIVGALTVLLTGLIARELGGGRFAQTLAMLCTLIAPEYLAIDSVYSMNTVDLLVWTGSGYLLVRVLKEDRPGWWLALGVLLGLGLLNKISILWLGFGLGAGLLLSRRDVLRRSGPWMAASVAALLFLPHVLWQIRDGWPTLEFIRNATGVKMAAIGPMAFTVSQIQNQHPLTFPVWLAGLFFFLSTHAGRPFRPLGIIYLAVFLLLVVNQKSRTGYLAPAYSTLFAAGGVAIGRVIEERRWRVAPRAVLITLFIAGVVTAPLALPILPVESYIAYAQALGQKPSTEEKKEVGALPQFFADMQGWEEMVAVVARVYRSLSAEEQAKVGIFTSNYGEAGAIDLLGRPYGLPRAISGHNNYWLWGPRGFSGELMIMLTPSRTRLEERFESVEQAGTIECGHCMPYENHRPVFLCRRARVSLPELWPMLKHYD, from the coding sequence ATGAAGCTGGGCCGTCCGGTCTTTGGCGCCCTTCTGTGGCTCCCCCTCGCCAAAGCCCTGCTGCACACTGTGTTCGCGCCCGGCTACGGGTACTACCGGGATGAGTTCTACTACCGTGCCTGCGCCGACCACCTCGCCTGGGGCTACGTCGACCACCCACCCCTCTCGATCTTGCTCCTTTGGATCGTCCGACTAACGCTGGGCGATTCGCTCTTCGCCATCCGCCTGTTGCCCGCGATCGTGGGCGCACTCACGGTCCTGCTCACGGGATTGATCGCCCGCGAATTGGGCGGTGGACGCTTCGCGCAGACGCTTGCCATGCTGTGCACCCTTATCGCACCCGAGTATCTCGCCATCGACAGCGTCTACTCTATGAACACGGTCGACCTCCTGGTATGGACCGGGAGCGGCTACCTCCTCGTGCGGGTCCTTAAGGAAGACCGCCCGGGCTGGTGGCTGGCCCTGGGCGTGCTCCTGGGGCTCGGGCTGCTCAACAAAATCAGCATCCTCTGGTTGGGTTTCGGTCTCGGAGCTGGACTGCTGTTGTCGCGCCGGGACGTGCTTCGAAGGTCGGGCCCGTGGATGGCGGCGAGCGTCGCGGCCCTTTTGTTCCTTCCCCACGTCTTGTGGCAAATACGCGACGGCTGGCCGACCCTTGAGTTCATAAGGAACGCCACCGGCGTGAAGATGGCGGCCATAGGGCCCATGGCCTTCACGGTGAGCCAGATCCAGAACCAGCACCCGCTGACCTTCCCCGTCTGGCTCGCCGGCCTCTTCTTTTTTCTCTCAACCCACGCGGGACGGCCCTTCCGGCCCCTCGGGATCATCTACCTCGCTGTCTTCCTGCTGCTGGTCGTCAACCAAAAGAGCCGGACCGGCTACCTGGCGCCCGCCTATTCAACCCTGTTCGCCGCCGGAGGGGTCGCCATCGGCCGCGTCATCGAAGAACGTAGGTGGAGAGTCGCGCCGCGAGCGGTCCTCATCACGCTTTTCATTGCGGGGGTGGTCACGGCGCCTCTGGCGCTACCGATTCTGCCCGTCGAGAGCTACATCGCCTACGCCCAAGCCTTGGGTCAGAAGCCCTCAACGGAGGAGAAGAAAGAGGTTGGCGCGCTGCCCCAGTTCTTTGCCGACATGCAGGGATGGGAGGAGATGGTGGCGGTCGTCGCGCGCGTCTACCGCTCCCTCTCCGCGGAAGAGCAAGCCAAGGTCGGCATCTTCACCTCCAACTACGGAGAGGCGGGCGCGATCGACCTCCTGGGCCGGCCGTATGGCCTCCCCCGCGCGATCAGCGGTCACAACAACTATTGGCTCTGGGGCCCGAGGGGATTCTCCGGCGAGTTGATGATCATGCTCACTCCGTCGCGCACTCGGCTGGAAGAGAGATTCGAGTCGGTCGAACAGGCTGGCACAATCGAGTGCGGGCATTGCATGCCTTATGAGAACCATCGCCCCGTCTTTCTCTGCCGACGGGCGCGGGTATCCCTTCCCGAGCTCTGGCCAATGCTCAAGCACTATGACTAG
- the cobU gene encoding bifunctional adenosylcobinamide kinase/adenosylcobinamide-phosphate guanylyltransferase, translating to MLTLILGGARSGKSRYAQSLCARGPAVYLATARSDGDPEMEARIARHRAERRPGWTTIEEARDVVRAVREAKPLDAPVVVDCVTLWVANLLVTRPDLPGGEQERLIMEAVSQLPDAARQRDVIAVSNEVGNGVVPEQPLGRVFRDLQGLANQLLAREAGHVVLMVSGLPLVLKQGPR from the coding sequence GTGCTGACCCTGATTCTGGGCGGGGCGAGGAGCGGCAAGAGCCGCTATGCACAGAGCCTGTGCGCCCGGGGTCCCGCGGTCTATCTCGCCACCGCGCGATCGGATGGCGACCCGGAGATGGAGGCTCGGATCGCTCGGCACCGGGCGGAGAGGAGGCCGGGCTGGACGACCATCGAGGAGGCTCGGGATGTCGTGCGTGCGGTTCGGGAGGCGAAACCCCTGGACGCGCCGGTGGTGGTCGACTGCGTCACCCTTTGGGTGGCCAACCTCCTGGTAACCCGGCCCGACCTTCCCGGGGGGGAGCAGGAACGGCTCATTATGGAAGCCGTCTCTCAATTGCCGGACGCGGCCAGGCAGCGTGACGTGATCGCGGTGAGCAACGAGGTGGGCAACGGAGTCGTCCCCGAGCAGCCGCTAGGACGCGTGTTCCGCGATCTCCAGGGCCTGGCCAACCAGTTGCTGGCCCGCGAGGCGGGTCATGTCGTCCTCATGGTGTCGGGGCTGCCGCTCGTCCTGAAGCAGGGGCCTCGCTAG
- a CDS encoding ABC transporter ATP-binding protein, with translation MTSALLQATGLGFGYAGTKPVVSGLSLALPRTTFAALIGPNGSGKSTLLRLLAGLLRPWQGLVTLDGAALGSISRRRLAMRMAYVPQELTTVFPFTALEVVLTGRAPYTPRFRLEGTRDRTIAMEALATLGAQHLAERPMTELSGGEKQLVAVARALAQQPELLLLDEPAASLDLKHRAQLVAALRRLRKERGLTALVVTHDLAFLDPAFDHVFALRGGSLAAEGAPREVLREDTLKEIYEDANVRACRLDGRTFVWSEW, from the coding sequence ATGACGAGCGCCCTCCTGCAGGCGACGGGCCTCGGTTTCGGCTACGCCGGCACGAAGCCCGTGGTCTCGGGCTTATCGCTGGCCCTGCCCCGCACGACGTTCGCGGCCCTGATCGGTCCCAACGGTAGCGGGAAGTCGACGCTCCTGCGGCTCTTGGCCGGGCTCCTGCGGCCATGGCAGGGGCTGGTCACCCTGGACGGGGCGGCCCTCGGCTCGATCTCGCGGCGACGTCTTGCCATGAGGATGGCCTACGTGCCGCAGGAGCTGACAACCGTGTTTCCCTTCACTGCTCTCGAGGTCGTCCTCACGGGGCGGGCGCCGTACACGCCGCGCTTTCGGCTGGAGGGGACGAGGGACCGCACCATCGCCATGGAGGCGCTCGCCACACTCGGCGCCCAGCACCTGGCGGAACGGCCCATGACCGAGCTCTCCGGGGGCGAAAAGCAGCTCGTGGCCGTAGCCCGTGCCCTCGCGCAGCAACCCGAGCTGCTGCTCCTCGACGAGCCCGCCGCCTCCCTGGACCTGAAGCACCGCGCCCAGCTTGTGGCGGCCCTGCGGCGGCTTCGGAAGGAGCGGGGGCTCACCGCCCTCGTCGTCACCCACGACCTCGCGTTCCTGGACCCCGCTTTCGACCATGTCTTCGCCTTGCGGGGCGGCAGCCTGGCCGCCGAGGGGGCGCCCCGGGAGGTTCTGCGGGAGGACACCCTCAAGGAGATCTACGAGGACGCGAACGTGCGCGCTTGCCGCTTGGACGGGCGCACCTTCGTGTGGTCGGAGTGGTGA
- a CDS encoding cob(I)yrinic acid a,c-diamide adenosyltransferase, producing the protein MSISTKRGDSGKTSLIGGERVSKGDLRVEVYGVVDELISQLGFARAISEHQEVRELTKALQRDLFNLSGAIESPPSGKDSSVGGARVEALTNHVHRIESMEGVLQDWALPGEHAAAAAFDVARTTCRRAERVVARLVDAGHEIDGSLIPYLNRLADLLWLLGRLLEKDAGANAALRDPKTGGPRWSRAW; encoded by the coding sequence ATGAGCATCTCGACCAAGCGTGGTGACAGCGGGAAGACGAGTCTCATCGGTGGAGAACGCGTCTCCAAGGGAGATCTTCGGGTTGAAGTGTACGGAGTGGTCGATGAGCTGATCAGCCAGCTCGGGTTCGCGCGGGCCATCAGCGAGCACCAAGAAGTGCGGGAGCTGACGAAGGCCCTCCAGCGAGACCTGTTCAACCTCTCCGGCGCCATCGAGTCGCCGCCGTCCGGCAAGGACTCTTCCGTCGGAGGCGCGCGGGTCGAGGCCCTCACCAACCACGTCCATCGGATTGAGAGCATGGAGGGAGTCCTCCAGGACTGGGCCCTGCCCGGCGAGCACGCGGCGGCGGCGGCTTTCGACGTGGCGCGGACCACGTGCCGTCGGGCGGAGCGCGTCGTGGCCCGGCTGGTGGACGCTGGACACGAAATCGACGGGAGCCTGATTCCCTACCTCAATCGGCTGGCCGATCTGCTCTGGCTGCTGGGACGGCTCCTGGAGAAGGACGCGGGGGCGAACGCCGCCCTGCGGGATCCCAAGACGGGAGGCCCGCGCTGGTCGCGCGCCTGGTAA
- the cobT gene encoding nicotinate-nucleotide--dimethylbenzimidazole phosphoribosyltransferase, translating into MNDAKELILETIRNIRPVSTDWITRARQRQRSLTKPPGSLGRLEEVAERMCAIQERIEPHVARRRIVVFAADHGVTAEGVSAYPSEVTAQMVVNFVRGGAAVNALAGVANADVWVVDIGVAVPVSVGSGRARLIQRRVRNGTRNMAEGPAMTEPETLAAVLAGIEQAEQAAEDGVALLGLGEMGIGNTTAASAVTAALTGLPPSRVTGRGTGVSDDGLARKVGVVERALAENTPRPDDPLDVLQKVGGLEIAGLCGLCLGGARRGRALICDGFIATAGAALAVGLCGAVADYLFAGHRSPEPGHAVLLDRIGQRPLLDLEMRLGEGTGAALAMNVIGAAVAAFTEMATFESAAVTDVPGPSEGPPDSGRK; encoded by the coding sequence ATGAACGACGCCAAAGAGTTGATCTTGGAGACTATCCGAAACATTCGCCCCGTAAGCACCGACTGGATCACCCGCGCTCGCCAGCGCCAGCGGTCGCTGACCAAGCCCCCCGGTAGCCTGGGGCGCCTGGAAGAGGTCGCGGAGCGTATGTGCGCAATCCAGGAGAGGATCGAGCCCCACGTCGCGCGGCGGCGGATCGTGGTTTTTGCCGCCGACCACGGGGTCACGGCTGAGGGGGTGAGCGCCTACCCCAGCGAGGTGACTGCCCAGATGGTCGTCAACTTCGTGCGGGGGGGCGCCGCCGTGAATGCCCTCGCGGGCGTCGCCAACGCCGACGTCTGGGTGGTGGACATCGGGGTCGCCGTGCCCGTAAGCGTGGGCTCCGGCCGCGCGCGGCTGATCCAGCGCCGCGTGCGCAACGGGACCCGAAACATGGCTGAGGGTCCGGCCATGACCGAGCCGGAGACGCTCGCTGCCGTCCTAGCCGGCATCGAGCAGGCGGAGCAGGCCGCAGAAGATGGGGTGGCGTTGCTTGGGCTGGGCGAGATGGGGATCGGCAACACCACCGCCGCGAGCGCGGTGACGGCCGCGCTCACCGGCCTGCCCCCGTCGCGGGTGACGGGACGGGGAACGGGGGTGAGCGACGACGGCCTGGCCCGCAAGGTCGGGGTAGTGGAGCGGGCGCTGGCCGAGAATACCCCCCGGCCGGATGATCCCCTCGACGTCCTGCAGAAAGTGGGAGGCCTCGAGATCGCCGGCCTCTGCGGCTTGTGCCTGGGCGGAGCCCGGCGAGGCCGCGCGCTGATCTGCGACGGCTTCATCGCGACGGCAGGTGCCGCGCTGGCGGTAGGGCTGTGTGGAGCCGTGGCCGACTACCTGTTCGCGGGGCACCGGTCGCCGGAGCCTGGCCACGCCGTCCTCTTGGACCGGATCGGCCAGCGACCGCTACTCGATCTGGAAATGCGGCTCGGGGAGGGTACGGGGGCGGCGCTCGCTATGAACGTGATCGGGGCCGCGGTTGCCGCCTTCACGGAGATGGCGACGTTCGAATCCGCGGCGGTCACGGACGTGCCGGGACCCAGCGAGGGACCGCCGGATTCTGGTCGCAAATGA
- a CDS encoding iron ABC transporter permease yields MPFLLLAGAVLLVTVGALSTGYRRIDLEALRSDPTSRTIFLEIRVPRVLLGLIVGGSLGVVGAALQALFRNPLADPFTLGVSGGGALGASLAIALGLGGRVGALPLVFVAALMGAGLAVLIVYRLASVGAVLLPGALLLAGVVINLIAAAGVLMLQCLADYTRALQILRWLVGSLDVVGSGVLWPMLLFLTPGIVALLVLARDLHLLAVDAETAASLGVNVHRVERITYVASCLVVGTTVAVAGPIGFVGLVVPHAVRRLFGEDVRVVMPCSLLLGAAFLVLADTMARTLLGAAEVPVGAVTALAGGPAFLWLLGRRRHASLL; encoded by the coding sequence ATGCCCTTTCTGCTCTTGGCGGGGGCCGTCCTCCTGGTGACGGTGGGCGCCCTGTCTACCGGATATCGGCGGATCGATCTCGAGGCCCTCCGCTCGGATCCCACGTCACGGACGATCTTTCTCGAGATCCGGGTTCCGCGGGTGCTGCTGGGCTTGATCGTGGGTGGGTCTCTGGGAGTCGTGGGCGCGGCCCTCCAGGCTCTGTTCCGCAACCCCCTGGCCGATCCCTTCACGCTCGGGGTGTCGGGCGGGGGGGCGCTGGGGGCGAGCCTGGCCATCGCTCTGGGCCTCGGCGGCCGGGTGGGGGCCCTGCCCCTGGTCTTCGTGGCGGCTTTGATGGGTGCGGGCCTCGCGGTCCTGATCGTCTACCGCCTGGCATCGGTGGGGGCGGTGCTCCTGCCCGGAGCGCTGCTTCTGGCAGGGGTGGTCATAAACCTCATCGCCGCGGCAGGGGTGTTGATGCTCCAGTGCCTGGCGGACTACACCCGTGCCCTCCAGATTCTTCGCTGGCTCGTGGGCAGCCTGGATGTGGTGGGGTCAGGAGTGCTCTGGCCGATGCTGCTCTTTCTCACCCCCGGGATCGTGGCCCTCCTGGTCCTTGCCCGGGATCTCCACCTGCTTGCCGTGGATGCGGAGACCGCGGCCAGCCTGGGCGTCAATGTCCATCGGGTCGAGCGAATCACGTACGTCGCCTCCTGCCTGGTGGTGGGGACGACGGTGGCGGTGGCGGGCCCGATTGGCTTCGTCGGTCTCGTCGTGCCGCACGCGGTGCGGCGGCTCTTCGGAGAGGATGTCCGTGTGGTCATGCCCTGCTCGCTCCTGCTGGGGGCGGCGTTTCTGGTGCTGGCGGACACGATGGCGAGAACCCTCCTGGGGGCGGCCGAGGTCCCCGTGGGGGCGGTGACCGCCCTGGCCGGCGGGCCGGCCTTCCTGTGGCTGCTGGGCCGGAGGCGGCATGCCTCCTTGCTGTAA
- a CDS encoding helical backbone metal receptor, which produces MWPLRTERNAKGLILCRTGGLLFGLALVAPGPVAGRATDVVSPRPRAIISLSPNVTEILHGIGAFSRVVAVSDYCSFPPEVEGLPRVGGWLNANLEKVTALRPDLIIMTDDQAPLVKDRLDLLGLRTLVIPSQTIEDVFRAIREIGRAVGNDQEAEGLEAGTRAELAAIRGKASGRVRPKVLCVVDRLPGTLRDLYVATQGSYLTELIDIAGGDPIAPSGAANYVRLTTEALVSLDPEVILDLAQAVTPPAIVAGPLREEAAAVWADLPRVRAVRQGRVYAFRDRTVVHPSQFVSETARHMAMLLHPEAFPK; this is translated from the coding sequence GTGTGGCCTTTGCGTACTGAGAGAAACGCGAAGGGACTCATTCTGTGCCGCACGGGGGGGCTCCTGTTCGGGCTCGCGTTGGTCGCCCCCGGGCCCGTCGCTGGACGGGCAACGGATGTCGTTAGCCCCCGTCCCCGAGCGATCATTTCGCTCTCCCCCAACGTCACGGAGATACTTCATGGGATCGGAGCCTTCAGCCGGGTGGTCGCGGTTTCCGACTATTGCAGCTTCCCGCCCGAGGTCGAGGGCTTGCCGCGGGTCGGGGGCTGGCTCAACGCCAATCTGGAGAAGGTCACGGCCCTCCGGCCCGACCTGATCATCATGACGGACGACCAGGCCCCGCTCGTGAAGGACCGGCTCGACCTCCTCGGCCTCCGAACGCTCGTCATACCAAGCCAGACGATCGAGGACGTCTTCAGGGCCATCCGAGAGATCGGCCGGGCCGTGGGCAATGACCAAGAGGCTGAGGGGCTGGAAGCCGGTACCCGAGCCGAGCTCGCCGCGATCCGGGGGAAGGCGAGCGGGCGAGTGCGCCCCAAAGTGCTCTGTGTCGTCGACCGCCTCCCGGGCACGCTGCGGGACCTATACGTGGCGACGCAGGGAAGCTACCTGACGGAGCTGATCGATATCGCCGGAGGCGACCCGATCGCGCCCTCCGGGGCGGCCAACTACGTGAGGCTAACAACCGAGGCCCTGGTCTCCCTCGATCCGGAAGTCATCCTCGACCTTGCACAGGCGGTGACGCCCCCCGCCATCGTGGCCGGCCCTCTGAGGGAAGAGGCGGCGGCGGTGTGGGCCGACCTCCCGCGAGTGCGCGCCGTGCGCCAGGGGCGGGTGTACGCATTCAGGGACCGGACTGTCGTTCATCCCTCGCAGTTCGTGAGCGAGACCGCACGCCACATGGCGATGCTCCTTCACCCGGAGGCGTTCCCGAAATGA
- the cobS gene encoding adenosylcobinamide-GDP ribazoletransferase, which produces MRALLAAVAFLTRIPVPARWSFDAADVGRAAVFFPLIGAGIGGIAVVGLELLSVRVAWGQGPRFGGPWLPSALTAVCLVSLTAWVTRGLHLDGLADMADGFGGGHSREEVLRIMRDPSIGAFGATALVLLLSGKVLSLGSLIERGAAARYLVVAPALGRWATVALGRFLPYARREGGLGTALTDHVGSREFLGATVLAVALSLLVGPLAAAACWGAAVLVTAAVGRGSRRRIGGVTGDIMGAASELTEVAVLAIAVAVSG; this is translated from the coding sequence ATGAGGGCTTTACTGGCGGCGGTCGCGTTCCTCACCCGCATTCCCGTGCCCGCGCGCTGGAGCTTTGACGCTGCCGATGTCGGGCGCGCGGCGGTGTTCTTCCCGCTCATCGGCGCTGGCATCGGGGGTATCGCAGTCGTGGGCCTGGAGCTCTTGTCGGTGAGGGTGGCCTGGGGGCAGGGCCCCCGGTTCGGCGGCCCCTGGCTCCCGTCCGCGCTGACGGCCGTTTGCCTCGTTTCCCTCACCGCCTGGGTCACCCGTGGCCTGCACCTGGATGGCTTGGCGGATATGGCCGATGGCTTCGGAGGCGGACATTCCCGGGAGGAGGTTCTCCGCATCATGCGAGATCCCTCCATCGGAGCCTTCGGGGCCACGGCCCTCGTCTTGTTGCTTTCGGGCAAGGTCCTCTCCCTGGGCAGCCTCATCGAAAGAGGAGCCGCGGCGCGTTACCTGGTGGTCGCGCCCGCCCTGGGCCGCTGGGCCACCGTTGCCCTGGGGCGCTTCCTGCCCTACGCCCGCCGGGAGGGGGGCCTGGGAACGGCCCTCACCGATCATGTGGGGAGCCGCGAGTTCCTCGGCGCCACGGTCCTGGCGGTGGCCCTGTCCCTTCTCGTCGGCCCCCTGGCCGCCGCCGCCTGCTGGGGAGCGGCGGTCCTAGTCACCGCTGCCGTAGGGCGTGGCAGCCGACGCCGCATTGGAGGCGTCACCGGCGACATCATGGGCGCGGCCTCGGAGCTGACGGAGGTCGCCGTCCTGGCCATCGCCGTGGCCGTGTCTGGGTGA